Genomic segment of Candidatus Desulfatibia profunda:
TTTTTAGAATCTACAAACAATTCAACCTCTTTGATATCGTCTTTTAAAAATATCCGCAGGCTTGTTTCCACCAGCCTTTTGGCAACACCCTTACCCCTGTGGTCGGGGTGTACCGCAATTCTTAATATTTCAGCTCTTTTTTCGAGTTTACACGGACACGCGAACAGGTAGCCTATAATATCTTTCCGTCCACAGACGAGAAAAAGACCCTTTAGAGCCCCTTTAAGGCCATCATGTGTCCAAAAATCTTCGAATGACAATTGTTCAATTTCCAAAACCTTGTCCAGATCCTCCTCGGCGGCGGACCTGATTAGAAAAAAAGGTTCTGAACAATAAACCTTCATCATGTCCCCCTGTTCCCTGGTTCTTTGTCATATATATTATGTTGGCGAGACCGCCCTCTTTCCTGTTAATACGGCAACTATCGTGCCATCAAGCCCAATTGCTTTAATTTATTGATATTGTTTAGTTTGTGGTTTTTATGGCCCGTTGATGCTGTTGCGCGTTTGCAACCCATTTACACTTTTTTCTGTTGCACTAATGCAAAAATGCACAACCATGGATCGCTTAATGCGTATCAGTGAAAAAAAACAGAATAAAGACTGCCAAAGAGGATTAAAGCTGAATTCGCAGTATTATCATGAGGAAAAAACTTTTTAAAAATCGATGCTGTTGGGTGTTCTGGGAAACGGGATCACGTCGCGGATATTTTTTATGCCGGTGATCAGCATCAGCAGGCGTTCGAAGCCCAGGCCGAAACCGCTGTGTTCGACACTGCCGAACCTGCGGGAATCCAGATACCACCAATAAGGACCTTTCGGCAGGCCCATTTCATCCATGCGCTGCTCTAAAACACCCAGGCGCTCTTCGCGCTGACTGCCGCCGATGATTTCTCCGATCGACGGGACCAGAACATCCATGGCGGCCACGGTTGTGTTGTCGGTGTTTAAGCGCATGTAAAACGGTTTGATCGATTTAGGATAGTTGTAGACGACAACGGGTTTTTTATAGTGCTGTTCGGTCAGATAGCGTTCATGTTCGGTTTGAAGATCTTTTCCAAAAACAACCTCATATTCAAATGTTTTGCCGGATTTTTTTAAAATTTCAAGGGCCGCTTCATACGGAAGCCGTATGAAATCAGATGAAACGATATTGTCCAAGGTGGCCATCAGGTTTTTGTCCACAAACCTTGCAAAGAGTTCAAGATCTTCATTACACTCTTTGCAGGCATGGTCTATCAGATATTTTACAAACTCTTCGGCAAGGTCCATGTTGCCGTCAAGATCGCAGAACGCCATTTCAGGCTCTACCATCCAAAACTCGGCCGCATGCCGGCTGGTGTTGGAATTTTCCGCCCGGAACGTGGGGCCGAACGTGTAGACATCCCCCAGGGCCAGGGCGAACATTTCGGCGGACAGTTGTCCGGACACCGTCAGGTTGGCCTCCGTGCCGAAAAAATCCAGCGAATAATCGGCCTTTCCGTCTTTGGTCGGCAGAAGATCCAAAGCAAGCGTTGTTACCCGGAACATCTCACCGGCGCCTTCGCAATCCGAAGCGGTGATGATGGGAGCATGGATATATCTAAAGCCCCTGTCTCTGAAAAACTTGTGGATGGCATAGGAGAGTTCCGAACGGATGCGAAATGCGGCACCATATTTATTTGTTCTGGGCCTTAAATGGGCAATGGTTCTTAAGAATTCATCGCTGTGGCGTTTTTTCTGCAAAGGATAGGTTTCAGGGGCGATGCTGATGATGTCAATTTTGTTTGCCGCCACCTCCCACTGCTGGCCGGAACCTTTTGATTCGATCAATTTGCCGGTGACGGCAACCGCCGATCCGGTTGAGAGCTTGGTCACCGCTTCGTAGTTTGTTAAAGAGTCGGCGGCGATCACCTGCAGGTTTTTGAGGCACGATCCGTCGTTGATTTCTATAAAAGAGAAACCCTTCGAATCCCGGCGGGTCCGGACCCAGCCCTTTGCACAAACTTCGTCTAAAGGGGTGTCAGAGTTTAAAATGGTCAATATTTTCATGCGTTTCATAAGCGGTCCTATAGGGTTACCGTTTCACGCCGATATTGTATAGCTGGCGGCCTCGCTGCAGCAGGATCACCACCGACGGTTTAAGGCGGTATTTTACAACGGCTTTTTTAAAATCAGCGACATTTTTTATCGTTATTTCATCGATTTTTCGGATAACGTCTCCCGGACGGACGCCAATTCGGGCCAGATAGGATTGACGGTGGATTTCGGTAATCAGCACACCTTCCTCTGCAACCGATTGATAAATATAACGGTTTTTAGCGGAAAGGTTTTCAACGCTTACGCCGATAAGGTCATAGGCCAGAGCCATTGCCTGTTCAAGCGGAAAGACGGTTGTGTGCACCGAAACACTTCGAGTGTCGCCGTTTCGCCAGACGGTGATGTCGACGGTTTGACCGGCGGCGCAATCTTTTATCGCCGCCTGATAATCGTTTTCCGAAAGGATGATCCGCTTGCCGACAGAAACGATCACATCACCTTCTTGGACAGCGGCTTTATTTGCCGGGCTGGACGGTTCGACCTTTTTGACAAGAACCCCTTTGACATCCGGCAACTTTAGATACTGAGAGAGCTGTAAATCAACATTCTGGACGGTAATACCGATCCATGCCTGTACAACCTCTCCGAATTTAATAAGATCGGCCACAATGCGTTTGGCCTTATTGATGGGGATGGCAAAGCCGATTCCCTGGGCTTTGGCATAGATCGCGGTATTGATTCCGATAAGTTCACCGTTGATGTTCAACAGCGGCCCTCCGCTGTTGCCGGGGTTGATGGAGGCATCGGTCTGAATAAAGTCTTGATAGACCATGTCTTCTGAGCGGATGCTGCGATTAGTGGCGCTGATAACGCCGGTGGTGACGGTGTTTGAGAACCCGAACGGGTTGCCGATGGCAAAAACCGTTTCACCGACCATCAAATCGTCGGAATTGCCCATCTTGATGTCCGGCAGAGGTTCTTTTGAAGATATCTGCAGCACCGCCAGATCGGATTGAGGGTCCGCACCGACGATCTGGGCCTTGAATTCACGCCCGTCTTTTAGAATCACGGTTATGGTTGCGGTTTTTTGAATGACGTGGTTGTTGGTTAAAACAAAACCCCTTTTACCGTCGATTATGACGCCGGATCCAAGACTGGCTTTCTGATAGCGCTGTTCATAACCAGGGTCGAAGAAATCTTTGAAAAAAGACTCTAAAGAAGGATCCAGCCCAAATCCTGAAAAGGGGTTGACTCGCTGGCGAACCTCGTATTCGGAACTAATGTTAACAACAACCGGGCTGACCTTTCTCGCGGCTTTGACAACAGGGGTTTCGCGCGGGTCATCATCGCAGCGGCCGCAGGAAGGTGCTGCCAGCCACAGGATGGCGATCATCGCCAGGAGAAAAAAAGAATTTTTTAACGTGAAACGGTGCAAAAGCATTTATTTCTTTCGCCATAGATAGAAAATGTTTGTAAACGTCGCTAAAGTGTTTATTATTTCTATACCATGAGTATTCGAACCATTCAAGATGTCTTGCCGTTGGTCGAGCAGCCCAGCCGCTATTTGGGCTCGGAAGTCAACACGATTAAAAAGGATCATGAAAAAGTCAAGCTGCGCATGGCGCTGGCGTTTCCGGACCTTTACGAAATCGGAACCTCACATTTCGGGCTTCAGATTCTTTATCAGATTTTAAACCGGCAGAAAGATATCGCTGCCGAAAGGGTGTTTGCTCCCGGTCTTGACATGGCGGCGTATCTAGAATCCGGCGACATTTCCATTCCGTCTTTGGAATCTCAAACGCCGCTGAACAGGTTTGATATTATCGGTTTCAGCCTGCTTTATGAGCTGAACTATACCGGCATACTATCCATACTCAAACTGGCAAAGATTCCGTTTTTTGCAAGCGAACGGGACCTGTCACACCCGCTGATCATTGCCGGTGGCCCTTGCGCCTGCAACCCAGAGCCGGTTGCCGAACTTTTTGACGCCATGGTGGTCGGAGACGGGGAAGAGGTGGTTATAGAGATGGCACGCATTTGGATCGAATGGAAAGCAAGCGGAGGTGGCGACAAAGAAACGCTTTTAAAGCAATGGTCCAACCTTGAGGGGGTTTATGTACCGGCCTTTTTCGAACCGGAATATGATGAAAGGGGTTTCCAAAAGATGGAGCCCAGGTTTGAGCATTATCAAAAGGTTAGACGAACCGTTATCGACGACCTGAACCGGGCGACTTTTCCTGATAGGCCGATAATCCCTTTTGGCAAACCTGTACATGATCGTCTTCGCCTGGAAGTGTCCCGCGGGTGCACTCGAGGATGCCGGTTTTGTCAGGCCGGGATGATATATCGTCCGGTGCGCGAGCGGTCGATTCAGACGCTTTCAGCGCTTTCAGACGCTTCCATCGCCTCGACCGGATATGAAGACGTATCGCTTTTATCCTTAAGTACCACAGATTATGGCTGTATCGTTGCGCTGATGGAGC
This window contains:
- the asnS gene encoding asparagine--tRNA ligase gives rise to the protein MKRMKILTILNSDTPLDEVCAKGWVRTRRDSKGFSFIEINDGSCLKNLQVIAADSLTNYEAVTKLSTGSAVAVTGKLIESKGSGQQWEVAANKIDIISIAPETYPLQKKRHSDEFLRTIAHLRPRTNKYGAAFRIRSELSYAIHKFFRDRGFRYIHAPIITASDCEGAGEMFRVTTLALDLLPTKDGKADYSLDFFGTEANLTVSGQLSAEMFALALGDVYTFGPTFRAENSNTSRHAAEFWMVEPEMAFCDLDGNMDLAEEFVKYLIDHACKECNEDLELFARFVDKNLMATLDNIVSSDFIRLPYEAALEILKKSGKTFEYEVVFGKDLQTEHERYLTEQHYKKPVVVYNYPKSIKPFYMRLNTDNTTVAAMDVLVPSIGEIIGGSQREERLGVLEQRMDEMGLPKGPYWWYLDSRRFGSVEHSGFGLGFERLLMLITGIKNIRDVIPFPRTPNSIDF
- a CDS encoding GNAT family N-acetyltransferase codes for the protein MMKVYCSEPFFLIRSAAEEDLDKVLEIEQLSFEDFWTHDGLKGALKGLFLVCGRKDIIGYLFACPCKLEKRAEILRIAVHPDHRGKGVAKRLVETSLRIFLKDDIKEVELFVDSKNTSAIKLYERFGFEITKIAPFYHHLEFQISYVLKLNLLELKETSRRLWETLYLKEADYTT
- a CDS encoding Do family serine endopeptidase; the encoded protein is MLLHRFTLKNSFFLLAMIAILWLAAPSCGRCDDDPRETPVVKAARKVSPVVVNISSEYEVRQRVNPFSGFGLDPSLESFFKDFFDPGYEQRYQKASLGSGVIIDGKRGFVLTNNHVIQKTATITVILKDGREFKAQIVGADPQSDLAVLQISSKEPLPDIKMGNSDDLMVGETVFAIGNPFGFSNTVTTGVISATNRSIRSEDMVYQDFIQTDASINPGNSGGPLLNINGELIGINTAIYAKAQGIGFAIPINKAKRIVADLIKFGEVVQAWIGITVQNVDLQLSQYLKLPDVKGVLVKKVEPSSPANKAAVQEGDVIVSVGKRIILSENDYQAAIKDCAAGQTVDITVWRNGDTRSVSVHTTVFPLEQAMALAYDLIGVSVENLSAKNRYIYQSVAEEGVLITEIHRQSYLARIGVRPGDVIRKIDEITIKNVADFKKAVVKYRLKPSVVILLQRGRQLYNIGVKR